DNA sequence from the Phocoena sinus isolate mPhoSin1 chromosome 9, mPhoSin1.pri, whole genome shotgun sequence genome:
GATGCCCAGGCCCGACCTCCCTCGGCCCCCGCCGCCCCTGCCCCCTCAGACATCATGCTTCTTCTGATGGGCCAGGAGCTTCTCCTCGTCGTCAAAGGTCTGGCCACAGATGGCGCAGCAGAAGGCGCCGTCCCGGATGTGGCTCTTGCGGTGGGTGATGAGGTTGGACTTCTGACTGAAGCTGCGGTCGCAGTCGGGGCAGGCGTAGGGGCGCTCGCCCGTGTGGATGCGCCGATGCGACACCAGGTTGGACTTCTGGCTGAAGGCTTTGCCGCAGTCGGGGCAGACGTAGGGCTTCTCGCCGGTGTGGATGCGCCGGTGTGCGGCCAGGTAGGGCTTGTGGCGGAAAGCTTTCCCGCAGTCCGGGCAGACGAAGGGCCGCTCCGGCGCGTGGTCGCGCCGGTGGGCGGCCAGGTGGCTCCCCTGGGAGAAGCGGCGCCCGCACTCCTCACAGGCAAAGGGCCGCTCGCCTGAGTGGACCCGGGAGTGGGCCACCAGGTGGGTCTTCTTGCCGAAGTTCTTCCCGCACTCGGCGCAGGTGAAGGGCCGCTCGCCCGTGTGCTGCCGCTGATGGGCCCGCAGGAAGCGCTCCAGCCGGAAGCTCCGCCCACAGTCCTCGCAGCTGTAGAGAGAGGGCGGGGCCTCCGCCTGGCGGCCGGGGGGCTCCCCTGGGGCCTCCAAAGGCTCCGGGGCCGGCTTCAGCGGGGGCTCCGGGGCGGGCTCTGACGAGGGCTCCGGGGGGCCGGCGGGAAGCTGGGGGCTCCCCGAGCGGGGGGCACCCTGGGCAGACCCTTCGGAGCGCTTGTGGATCTTGCTGTGCGACAGCAGGTTGGGTTTGTGGCGGAAGCGGCGGCCGCACTCGGTGCACGGGTAGGGCTTCTCGCCCGTGTGGATGCGCCGGTGCGAGGTCAGGTAGGGCTTATTGGTGAAGCGCTTCCCGCACTCAGGGCACTGGTGGGGCCTCTCGCCTGTGTGCACGCGGCGGTGGGCGATCAGGTTGGGCTTGTGGCGGAAGCGCTTCCCGCAGCAGGTACACTGGAAGGGGCGGTCGACGGCGTCTCCACCGGGCCGGGGCGCGGTCACCGCAGGACGGCCCCGAGGCCGAGGCCCGAGGGCCTTGGCCGCCGCTTCCTCCAGGGCTTCGGCCACGTGAACCCGCTTGTGAGCAACCAGCTGGTCCCACTGGGCGAAGCTGCGGCCGCAATTGCCGCATATGAAGGGCCGGGCCTCGGGCGCCGGGGGGTGGCAGCGCCGCAAATGGGCCCTAAGCTGCTTTCTCCGCCAGAAGCGTCTCTCGCAGTCGGGACAGGCGATGGGCCGCTTTGCCGCCGAGTGGGCCAGCAGGTGCAGAACCAGGGCCACCCAGCCTCGGAAGCTCTGCCCGCAGAGGTGGCAGGCAAAGCCCAGGTCTGGGGTGGCGGCGGCATGGACCTGGCAGTGCAGTGCCAAGAAAGGGGCGTGGCGGAAGCGACGGCCACACTCGGGACAGGGCAGGGGCAGCCGGGCCTGGCAGCGCCGGGCATGAAGCCAGAGGGCCACCCAGCCCGGGAAGTGCCTTCGACAGTGGGCACAACGATGGGCCCGACCTAGGGCCTGGCTGCCCGACTGGGCCACGGCAGTGCCTTGTGACCTCAGCCCTTGGGGCTCCTTCTCCAGGGTCTGGGGCGACTCCTGGGAGGGCCCAGAAAGGAGTCGCGGCTGGGCGGGGCCCATGGCCACGGGGCCCCTGCAGCGACGTTCCAGCATCGATTCTTCCTCTGCTGGGGGTGGAAAGGCACAGTCACTCTACAGAGCCACACAGcctgcccccagctcctcccctgcAGACCCCAGGCCCAAGAGGAGCTCGCCCCTCTCCACTCCTGGAGCCCTGGAATCTAGACTACTAGACTACTCTTCTATTTCCTTGTATTATATGATTTAAATCTTGGGCTTCCAGATACCATTTCAAATATAtctgtctttaattcttttttttttttaagttggaagatatttaaatttatttttactttcccacatcactaatcatgggTATGAGTGGCTTGTTTCTCCATCCGGAAAACATAGCACGATCAAGTTACTATTTTATCCAGTGGAGAACTCAGTCTTTGGGTTAATTAAGTCTTTACTGACCCTGGAAACTACCAGAAAGAAGAACCCTGACACTCCTTGGAATCCCCCTCAGCCCGTGTCTGGCATGGAGTAGACAATCCAGTGCTGGCTGTATGAACATTCCTGCCTTAGGACGGAGCAGAAAACGCAGTCACCTCTCCCTACAGCGCTTTTACGCTTTTCCAAGTATTTCCCTTCTGCCCTCTCCTTATTTCTACTATTTCCTGTTGCCGTATCGGAGCTTCACAGCAACTCAGTGAGGCTGGACCAGAGATATTAAGTTCCCTGTTTCATAGATGGAGCAACGGTGAGGCATAACAGGGTGACGGGACTTGCCCGAGGGCACAGAGTAAACCAACAGCAGAAGCAAGACTAGGGGACAAGTCTTCTAAACTCCCAGGCCAGTGTTCTTTCCTCTAAAATACCTGAGTTTGTAAAGATCTCACAGAAAGAAATTCCAGTGGCCTCTCATTCCTATGATCCTCTCCTGGGCTCTAATCTAATCCAATCTTGGGGAAGGCACTTTGGCCTCCCTAACCTCGGTCTCTCACAGGAGCGGCCTGGAGCGCCAGTGAAAGCGGCTCTTCTCAGGACCAGGAGGGGAACACCGGATGCTACTGCCGGCCCGGCATGACGCCAGGCCACTGCTTGCCCAGACTGTGCCCACATTCTCCCCGcctgccctcctccacccccacacACAATTAGGCCGTTTCAGGAAGGAGAGTGCTCTTGAATCCCAGGAACGCCCTCGGGGGCGCTCCTGTCTCTGCCTCCCTCGGGTGATAGGGATTATTGGGGcaagaaaaggggagagaggaagagactgTAATCTCTGGCCCCTACCGGTCCTGCCCCAACCCCGCCAGGGGCTGCCCCACATTCGGCTCTTCCAGAGCCTGGGAGCGCAGATTCCTGCAGGGTGGAGTGACGGATAGACTCCTTGGGACCTTCACTGCCTGCTCACAAGTTCCAGACACATCCTCCTCATTTCCGCAGAGCCTGTACTCCTCTCCAGAAGCACAGACATGACTCATTCCCAACGGTCAGAATGAGCACAGCGAAGACTCCCAGGATGTGAGAACGTGACCCCTTCCCCACAGGCACCCTCCTTCCACCAGGATGGGGAGGCCTGAGCACAGGGGCCATGGAATGGTTCGAGAACCCAACAAAGAAGGCCACACTCTACCCTGCAGGCTGTGGAGCTGGAGATGAGGCTTTTTCCAGCTCCTCCCGGGGATGTTCCTGCGGCTGGAGCGCCTGCTTCCGCCCACACTCTGGTAGTCCCCAGACGTCAGAGAAAACTGCAGCAGTAAAGACACCCCTACCCCCATGGCAGAGCTCAGACCTCTGAGGGCAGAGAGGCCAGCCTtacctgtggggaggggagaaaaaacgTGCGTGAGGCTGTGAGCTCTCCTAGGGCAGTCATCTTTGTGTCCTCgccagccacccctcccccacccctgccccaccacccccccgcctGGCAGAGTGACCTTAATGGATACTGGATTAATAAATGAACGTGCCCCCTTCACCAAGGCAGCACAGGGCCGCGTCTGGGGGTCACTTCCTCCACTGCTAAGGTCACAACATGAATTGTCCAGGCCGATGGCGAAAAGGCCGGCCTATGGCAGGAACTCTGGAATCCCTgctggctcccctccccccaccctcctcccagcagGAATTCCAGGTCTGTTTCCCAGGGGGCTGCGCAGGCGAGCTCTGGTGACCAGGACTCGGTCAGAATCCGCGGGCGCGTGCTGGGTGGCAAAGGGCCGTGGAGACCCCACACCCGCCTTCTGTATTCGCGCGTGTTCCCCCCGTCCACGTTCGCGGACACACTGCTCCGCGCTCCCCGAGGGGGCCCTTTCCGGTCCCCACGCAGAGCGCAGCTCGCGGAGCCTGTGCGCAGGTGCGCGGACTCGCCCCCCCATTCGGTCCAGCAGTGTGCCCCCCCCAAACAGCGCGCACTCGGTCACGCGCCCGGCAGGTAGGGCCGCCCCACCACGGGCCTGCGTGGAACCCCGCGTCCTGCCCGGGTCGAACCTCTCTGGCGGGGAGCGCGGAGGCGCGTCGCGCGTCCATGAGGCCGGAAAGCCGGCGCCGGCGGCCGCGCTCCCCACCCCGCCGCGGCGACAGCAGCAGGTTCGAGTTCACCACTGCCAGGCCCGTGCCCAGCCCCCCCGCCGGTTCCCAGCACCACGTGACTACAGGAGCTGCCGAGGGTCAGTCGCGGGCTCAGGCCCGCGGTCGCGGCcggagggcggggcgggcagCGGGGCCGGCCGCGCGggatccctcccccgcccccagcgccCCCTCGCGGCCCGGGCCCGGGCCGGGGGCTGCCGCCGCGGGCCCGACTCCGTTGCCATGGCGACCACAGCCCGGATTTTTCCGGGATGAGCCCGGCTCCAGTTTCCCGACCCTTTGTCCCAACGGAGGACGCACGTCCCTGGGCGACCGCGTGGTCAGCCTGCGGTCCCTCGGCTAGATCCGGCTTCGCTGGCCTAAGCGCTCCTAGCTAGCCCGAGCCTTCGAGAGGGCGCCTCCCACCCCCGGGCCGCCCCCTCGTCTTCTCCTGCCACCTCGACCTTTGGCCGCGCCGCGGAACCTGATACCGCAGGGGCTGAGCCTGGCGGGGGGCGCGGATGACCCGAAAGTCTGCCTTGTGGGTTGTTCAGAGCTGGAGGAAGGAAAGGCCTGATCGGGTGAACTTTGAAACGGGAATGCCCTCGTTTCCAGAAATTAGCGGAGCGCAGGCGTCCCGGCTTCCGCGGCCGCGGGGTTCGGGGCCGGGTCCGGGGCGCAGGGCGGTCCTCGTCCCCGGGGCGTTTCGCTTGGAAACGCACCGCAGCCAGTTGGCGAGTGCGGAGTCAGGTGCGAGTCTTGCGTTCGTGACTCATCGTCTAGCAGGTGGCCTTGGCTTTCCGCACGAAACACTTCCTTGATTTTCCAGGCTTGTACACTTTCACGTACTTTTATGTTTTGCAACACAGGCAACTTTCtaattatacaattattttaaagcacaAAATCTGTTGCATTAATaggaaatgaaatacaaaaatctCTCATACTTTACCTCCTAGAGTCAATCACACTTAATATCTTAGTATGTATTATCgggcattttttttaatgcttatctATGCTTGTTTGACGTTATTGGGATAATGCCTTACAAAGATGTATTCTGCCTTTTTCACTGAACAATACTGTGaattttctgacattttattagatattctttttttgatattcttTTATAACATGATTCTTAATCGCAGCATAAATGCACATAAATTTCCTACTTTTCTATATCTTTGTGGATTCATGATACAGGAGCTGCCGAGGGTCAGTCGGCATATGCTTTTATTGCATatacttgatttaaaaattctgGAAGTGGGGAACTGATAGGTCAAAAGCaaagtatatttttcaaatattttctaaactatCTTCGAGGAAAAtttattggttttcttttgagaaatgccCCTTTTTCCATATCCTTGAAAACACAggctattttttcaaatttaatttaaagttgTTATTTCTCATTGTTTTGAATGTTGTTTCTTTAATTACTAGTTAACTGGCTTGTTTTTTCACGTAGTTATTTATTAactgtttgtattttctcttgTGTGAATTTGCTTTTGTccctttgcccacttttctatTTGTCCCTTTAAAAAAGTTGGGAAATTGATTCCTgcgtatatatctgaagaaaacgaaaacattaattcaaaaaggtacatgcaccccaatgttcataacagcattatttacaatagccaagatacagaagcatcctaagtgtccatcagcagacaaatggataaagaagttgtggtgtacatatacagtggaatactactcagccataaaagaatgaaatgttgccatttgcaacattgtgaatggacctggagatattatccttagtgaaataaatcaaacagagaaagacaaatgctgtatgttatcacttacatgtcaaatctaaaaaaaaaaaccaagctagtgaatataacaaaaaagaagcagactcacagacatagagaacaaactagtggttaccagcagggagagggaaggcaggagggcaAGATAGGAGTAGGGGGTTAAGAGGTATAATCTACaagaggtataaaataagctacaaggatacattgtacagcacagagaatatagccaatattttataataactataaaaggagtataatctataaaaattttgaatcactgtgttgtacacttgaaactaatatgatattgtaaatcaacaatacctCAAAAAAAGTTGGGAAATTGGTTTTACAATATTTCACATTGTTTGGGGGGCACTCCTTATACAGTAAAAAGCCTTTTATGGTTTCTGCCTTTGGTGTTATGTTTAGAGCACCCACACCATCCCTCCCCAAATGAAATTTTATGCTTGTATTTTTATCACGGAAAGTAAGTTTTAATATCTAGTAGTGTAAGTACTCCCCCATGACACAGATTCCTTTTTTCCCCCGCAACTTTCTTGGCTAAAATCACTCTCTTAttgcctcttgccttctgagatggcccacactctgtagagaatgtttctaaataaatctacttcttacctaaaaaataaaaataaaaactaaaatcactCATTAATCTTCCAAATGAACTTTAGAATTTcttgtcaatattttaaaatgtttcttgtcattattttaaaaatccacttgaAGAGATTTAAGATTCATGTCCCTCCGTTTGTTCGGGTCTTATTTTACCTCTCACAGtcaagttttcttatttgtagattAAATAGTATAACTTTTGTACTTTTCCTgtaataaaatttacaaatatgaaaaacacTTCGTCAGATACTTTGTCAGAGTTTTAAGGTTCAGAAAATATGGTAGACTGTATATTGTAGCATGTAGGTCAAGTTTGGTGGTTACAGAAGAATGGATTTTTCTATGAGTGCAATCAAGATATTTGAGTTTTTACCTAAATACTtagtaataatagttaatatttaggGAGTCCTTATTTTCTGTCAGACATGGTGATAAACTTTTCACATacgtatctcatttaatccacttaACAACCCTAGGAAACATACTCTTCTAGTGCTCATTTTACAAATCAAacaactgagactcagagatgttaagaaatttgcccaacGCCACACAGCTGGATCATGGCTGATAGGAACCTGGCCTCACTTTTCACCACTAAAGTTGTGTCTGGGAAAAGCACCAAGTGCTGAGTCCAGCACAGAGTAATTGTGAAATACCTCTTAGTTCATGGGTAAATGTGGCACATCAGTGCTCCTGGATATAATACATTCCGGCAAGAACCCTCCAGGGGAATTCCTTCACAGACACAAAAAGTGCCTTCATCTGTCTGTCATCGGTCTCTCTGAGCAGAAAGGCTCTTCCCTTAAACAACGCCTTAACTACTCCCCAGTCCCCAGCCCCCACTAGAAGTGTCCTCATGCCCCGTTAGGAATTATCCACCTGCTGTACTTTGCTCTTTTGGCAAAGACAAAGGAAACTAAGTATAGAACGACGGGGCCTTCACTCTGCagagagaaaatgcaaaggaGTGGTGAGGGATTCCTGAGCCTTTATGCCAGTCAGAAATTCTAGGCCTTGGTATTCAGGACTTCACCCCTCAATATGCCTTAGAGAGGGATGTGGCGAGGGATGGTGCCGTGACCGGCCAAACGGTCAAATGGCCGAGCCCGATGGAGATTGCCTCAGCTTTGACGTGCCTGCAAGAGAAAGATAGGGCTGTACGGGGTCAGGGGCCCACTGGACAGAGGAACTTGAGAGGGGCCCTGGGAGGGTCCCTCTTTCCCTCCAGCAGTGCCtgacccgccccccacccccgactaCTGGATTAGATGGCAAAGTAGGTGGGTTTGCCAGGGGATGAGGGGGACGATGTCTCCAGAAATCCTCTGTGAAgatgttactgaaccaaacttgggtccactcgcctgctcaaaaaaacccaaactccccGATAGGTTTCagcaaagctttttttaaaaaaaatttggccGCACCTCGGGGCATGTGAAACTTTCCTGGCCGGGGATCAAAcgcgcgccccctgcagtggaagcacacagattcttaaccacccgACTGCCAGCGAAGCATTTTtagaggccaggtgagggaggggactcgcagggtgtgtgatcagctgtGGACAAGTCTCTGGTTGATGGTGGTTAACAGGacggtgtcacaggggttaacacgatcgatcctcaggctccagtaggtctgggagCTACGTGCTCacggtcatcaagtagttaaatGCTTGCATTTGGTGGggattttagcatctgtaaagcaactcaggaaatgtgcatcagatactgtaatctaggtacttcagggaggagctaaagcagaggatatgcgggaggggtctgtcccgggaaggccccatagggtcctgctcggttctGAAACACCCAGGTATTGGTTAGCAGCAGCCTTGTATCTACAAGAGGGAAAACTGCATCTGTGTCACAGATAGCCTGTGCCTGTCCTCCCCACAGGACTCACTCATAACACCAGCAAATATTTAATCAGTGCCCACCATCTGCTGCTGTGCCAGCTGCTGGACCTGACCGCGAGCCCGACAGAAACGGTGCTGCTGTCTCTCCACAGTGTGGGAGGGTATTGAGAGAAGCTGGTTTAGCGATGGAGGTATCTCTTGGGTTAGTACTTCGtatgaaacaaaaccaaatgctTGTTGCTAATTTCTGAATGAATGACTAGGGGagtaagagagaagagaggaaatctTCCCTCCAGTGGGAACCGATGTATTACTCACTCCGGCTTCAGACGGCCTCCCCAAGGCGGGTTTGGAACCTCGCACAGAGTCATTCCCAGCGGTGACGGAccgtgtggggagggggcaggaagcaCACGCACGCTGACCTCGGCGGGGCCACGTCTGCAGGGAGAGCCTCGCGCGGGTGCTGTCACCCGTAGGTGCTCACGCAGCCTCGACCCCGGGAGCCCTCCCAGCTGCCCACCTGGAGAGAACGCCCGACTGTCCAAGGCCGGCACCATGGGTGAAAGGAGCCTCTTCAGGAAGAGATCAAAGTGCTCCTCCTTCTGCAGTCCCCAAAATGTCCTTAAATGCAGGAACGTGGCCTGCAGGACGTGGGCAAGAACAGACACTGTAAAGAAGCCCTAGATGGAGATCAAATGTCATCCCCCCAACTCTGCTGCACAAAACACTTCTGTTGCGTATCTAGTTCCAGgagtccgtttttttgtttgttttctgggtttgttttttttttttttttgtggtacgtgggcctctcactgttgtggcctctcccgttgcggagcacaggctccggacgcgcaggctcagcggccacggctcacgggcccagccgctccgcggcacgtgggatcttcccgaaccgggacacgaacccgcgtcccctgcatcggcaggcggactctcgaccactgcgccaccagggaagtccaggagtcctttttttggttttgttttgcttttttataaatttatttattttatttttattcatttctggctgcactgggtctccgttgaggtgcgcgggcttctcattgtggtggcttctcttgttgcggagcacggactctaggtgagcgggcttcagtagttgtgtctcacgggctcagtagttgtggctcgcgggcttagttgctccgcagcatgtgggatcttcctggaccagggcatgaaccgtgtcccctgcattggcaggcggatggattcttaaccactgcgccaccagggaagcccccaggagtCTGTttttttggaaaggaaaagaacatagTGGGTCAAAAGGAAACCAGGTTTCCTGCAGCGAGAGCCTCTCCTGCCACCTGCTGCTCCTGGCCCCTTCTGGCCGCCCGGAGCCTGGCCTCCCGGATCATTTGATCCTTTTAAACAGAGATCAGGTTGCTCACTCCACGTTTTGACGACATAGCAAAGGGCTGCCATGGCCTCTAAGGTTCCGCGTAGTCTGACTGCCTGCCAGCCCCTCCGCGCAGCCACAGAAGCTCCATCCCACCGTAGGGCCTTTGGAGTTGCTGTTTCATCCACCTGGGacgccctccctcctgctctttATAGGCAGCACTCCTTCACTTTGTTCAGATTTGGGCTCAAGTATCCTCTCCTCAAAACATGCGCCCCGATGACCTTCTCTCTCCTCCGTACTCCCACCCGGATGAGGAGGTCCCTGATGCCACTGGGACAAATTGccccaaacttagtggcctaAGACAATGCACATTTATTCTCTTATGGTTCTGGATGTCAGAAGCCCCAGATCAGTTTCACTGGGTGGACGTCAAAGTGTCAGCAAGGCCACGTTCCCTGCAGAGGTTCTAAAGGAGAAACTGTTGGcctgtcttttccagcttctagagctgcCTGCGTGTATTCTGCGTCTCAGGGCTCCCTCCTCCGTCCTCAAAGCCAGGAGGCTAGCATCTTGCTTCAGTTATCACATCTGTCTCTGCCGTAGT
Encoded proteins:
- the REPIN1 gene encoding replication initiator 1 isoform X5, whose translation is MLERRCRGPVAMGPAQPRLLSGPSQESPQTLEKEPQGLRSQGTAVAQSGSQALGRAHRCAHCRRHFPGWVALWLHARRCQARLPLPCPECGRRFRHAPFLALHCQVHAAATPDLGFACHLCGQSFRGWVALVLHLLAHSAAKRPIACPDCERRFWRRKQLRAHLRRCHPPAPEARPFICGNCGRSFAQWDQLVAHKRVHVAEALEEAAAKALGPRPRGRPAVTAPRPGGDAVDRPFQCTCCGKRFRHKPNLIAHRRVHTGERPHQCPECGKRFTNKPYLTSHRRIHTGEKPYPCTECGRRFRHKPNLLSHSKIHKRSEGSAQGAPRSGSPQLPAGPPEPSSEPAPEPPLKPAPEPLEAPGEPPGRQAEAPPSLYSCEDCGRSFRLERFLRAHQRQHTGERPFTCAECGKNFGKKTHLVAHSRVHSGERPFACEECGRRFSQGSHLAAHRRDHAPERPFVCPDCGKAFRHKPYLAAHRRIHTGEKPYVCPDCGKAFSQKSNLVSHRRIHTGERPYACPDCDRSFSQKSNLITHRKSHIRDGAFCCAICGQTFDDEEKLLAHQKKHDV
- the REPIN1 gene encoding replication initiator 1 isoform X1 yields the protein MDARRASALPAREFSLTSGDYQSVGGSRRSSRRNIPGRSWKKPHLQLHSLQAEEESMLERRCRGPVAMGPAQPRLLSGPSQESPQTLEKEPQGLRSQGTAVAQSGSQALGRAHRCAHCRRHFPGWVALWLHARRCQARLPLPCPECGRRFRHAPFLALHCQVHAAATPDLGFACHLCGQSFRGWVALVLHLLAHSAAKRPIACPDCERRFWRRKQLRAHLRRCHPPAPEARPFICGNCGRSFAQWDQLVAHKRVHVAEALEEAAAKALGPRPRGRPAVTAPRPGGDAVDRPFQCTCCGKRFRHKPNLIAHRRVHTGERPHQCPECGKRFTNKPYLTSHRRIHTGEKPYPCTECGRRFRHKPNLLSHSKIHKRSEGSAQGAPRSGSPQLPAGPPEPSSEPAPEPPLKPAPEPLEAPGEPPGRQAEAPPSLYSCEDCGRSFRLERFLRAHQRQHTGERPFTCAECGKNFGKKTHLVAHSRVHSGERPFACEECGRRFSQGSHLAAHRRDHAPERPFVCPDCGKAFRHKPYLAAHRRIHTGEKPYVCPDCGKAFSQKSNLVSHRRIHTGERPYACPDCDRSFSQKSNLITHRKSHIRDGAFCCAICGQTFDDEEKLLAHQKKHDV
- the REPIN1 gene encoding replication initiator 1 isoform X3; translation: MGVGVSLLLQFSLTSGDYQSVGGSRRSSRRNIPGRSWKKPHLQLHSLQAEEESMLERRCRGPVAMGPAQPRLLSGPSQESPQTLEKEPQGLRSQGTAVAQSGSQALGRAHRCAHCRRHFPGWVALWLHARRCQARLPLPCPECGRRFRHAPFLALHCQVHAAATPDLGFACHLCGQSFRGWVALVLHLLAHSAAKRPIACPDCERRFWRRKQLRAHLRRCHPPAPEARPFICGNCGRSFAQWDQLVAHKRVHVAEALEEAAAKALGPRPRGRPAVTAPRPGGDAVDRPFQCTCCGKRFRHKPNLIAHRRVHTGERPHQCPECGKRFTNKPYLTSHRRIHTGEKPYPCTECGRRFRHKPNLLSHSKIHKRSEGSAQGAPRSGSPQLPAGPPEPSSEPAPEPPLKPAPEPLEAPGEPPGRQAEAPPSLYSCEDCGRSFRLERFLRAHQRQHTGERPFTCAECGKNFGKKTHLVAHSRVHSGERPFACEECGRRFSQGSHLAAHRRDHAPERPFVCPDCGKAFRHKPYLAAHRRIHTGEKPYVCPDCGKAFSQKSNLVSHRRIHTGERPYACPDCDRSFSQKSNLITHRKSHIRDGAFCCAICGQTFDDEEKLLAHQKKHDV
- the REPIN1 gene encoding replication initiator 1 isoform X4 is translated as MGVGVSLLLQFSLTSGDYQSVGGSRRSSRRNIPGRSWKKPHLQLHSLQEEESMLERRCRGPVAMGPAQPRLLSGPSQESPQTLEKEPQGLRSQGTAVAQSGSQALGRAHRCAHCRRHFPGWVALWLHARRCQARLPLPCPECGRRFRHAPFLALHCQVHAAATPDLGFACHLCGQSFRGWVALVLHLLAHSAAKRPIACPDCERRFWRRKQLRAHLRRCHPPAPEARPFICGNCGRSFAQWDQLVAHKRVHVAEALEEAAAKALGPRPRGRPAVTAPRPGGDAVDRPFQCTCCGKRFRHKPNLIAHRRVHTGERPHQCPECGKRFTNKPYLTSHRRIHTGEKPYPCTECGRRFRHKPNLLSHSKIHKRSEGSAQGAPRSGSPQLPAGPPEPSSEPAPEPPLKPAPEPLEAPGEPPGRQAEAPPSLYSCEDCGRSFRLERFLRAHQRQHTGERPFTCAECGKNFGKKTHLVAHSRVHSGERPFACEECGRRFSQGSHLAAHRRDHAPERPFVCPDCGKAFRHKPYLAAHRRIHTGEKPYVCPDCGKAFSQKSNLVSHRRIHTGERPYACPDCDRSFSQKSNLITHRKSHIRDGAFCCAICGQTFDDEEKLLAHQKKHDV
- the REPIN1 gene encoding replication initiator 1 isoform X2; this encodes MDARRASALPAREFSLTSGDYQSVGGSRRSSRRNIPGRSWKKPHLQLHSLQEEESMLERRCRGPVAMGPAQPRLLSGPSQESPQTLEKEPQGLRSQGTAVAQSGSQALGRAHRCAHCRRHFPGWVALWLHARRCQARLPLPCPECGRRFRHAPFLALHCQVHAAATPDLGFACHLCGQSFRGWVALVLHLLAHSAAKRPIACPDCERRFWRRKQLRAHLRRCHPPAPEARPFICGNCGRSFAQWDQLVAHKRVHVAEALEEAAAKALGPRPRGRPAVTAPRPGGDAVDRPFQCTCCGKRFRHKPNLIAHRRVHTGERPHQCPECGKRFTNKPYLTSHRRIHTGEKPYPCTECGRRFRHKPNLLSHSKIHKRSEGSAQGAPRSGSPQLPAGPPEPSSEPAPEPPLKPAPEPLEAPGEPPGRQAEAPPSLYSCEDCGRSFRLERFLRAHQRQHTGERPFTCAECGKNFGKKTHLVAHSRVHSGERPFACEECGRRFSQGSHLAAHRRDHAPERPFVCPDCGKAFRHKPYLAAHRRIHTGEKPYVCPDCGKAFSQKSNLVSHRRIHTGERPYACPDCDRSFSQKSNLITHRKSHIRDGAFCCAICGQTFDDEEKLLAHQKKHDV